In a single window of the Anas acuta chromosome 24, bAnaAcu1.1, whole genome shotgun sequence genome:
- the ELF3 gene encoding ETS-related transcription factor Elf-3 has translation MAGSCEISNILSKYNSTMYQQEEPQLALDVLGHPGDDGSLGLSFPPSLPPVDTTETPEWFSELPYFWTKVQVLEWISYHVEKNKYDASIIDFSCCNMDGHTLCHCSRDQMRHIFGPLGDELYDRLHEITSDELNWIIDLLEKEDVNSQETFLDTSHLELPNPCAKDSLEDLKPTNPFLFTDITCSPDAMSPGSSDVSGPAMSHSPNSQDSGGSDLDLDPVEAKLFPDDGFAGSKKGDGKHGKRKRGRPRKLSKENRDCLEGRKSKHSPRGTHLWEFIRDILIHPELNEGLMKWEDRREGVFKFLRSEAVAQLWGQKKKNSSMTYEKLSRAMRYYYKREILERVDGRRLVYKFGKNSSGWKEEEVLNRNKEL, from the exons ATGGCAGGATCTTGCGAGATCAGCAACATTTTGTCCAAGTACAACAGCACCATGTACCAGCAGGAAGAGCCGCAGCTGGCCCTGGATGTGctgggacaccctggggacgacggcagcctggggctgagcttcccccccagcctgcccccggTAGACACCACAG AAACGCCCGAGTGGTTCAGTGAGCTCCCGTACTTCTGGACCAAGGTGCAGGTGCTGGAGTGGATCAGCTACCACGTGGAGAAGAACAAATACGACGCCAGCATCATCGACTTCTCCTGCTGCAACATGGACGGGCACACGCTCTGCCACTGCAGCCGGGACCAGATGCGCCACATCTTCGGGCCCCTGGGGGATGAGCTCTACGACCGCCTGCATGAGATCA CCTCTGATGAGCTGAACTGGATCATCGACCTGCTGGAGAAAGAGGATGTGAATTCCCAAGAGACCTTCCTGGACACCAGCCACCTGG AGCTGCCAAACCCCTGTGCCAAGGATTCCCTGGAGGACCTGAAGCCCACAAACCCTTTCCTCTTCACGGACATCACCTGCTCGCCCGATGCCATGTCCCCAGGCAGCTCCGATGTCTCAG GGCCTGCCATGTCCCACAGCCCCAACTCCCAGGACTCCGGTGGAAGCGACCTCGACCTCGACCCTGTGGAAGCGAAGCTGTTCCCTGACG ACGGCTTTGCTGGGAGCAAGAAAGGGGACGGCAAACACGGCAAGAGGAAACGGGGACGGCCCCGAAAGCTCAGCAAGGAGAACAGAGACTGCCTGGAGGGTCGGAAGAGCAAGCACT CCCCGAGAGGCACCCACCTGTGGGAGTTCATCCGGGACATCCTGATCCACCCGGAGCTGAACGAGGGGCTGATGAAGTGGGAGGACCGCCGGGAGGGCGTCTTCAAGTTCCTGCGCTCCGAGGCGGTGGCCCAGCTCTGGGgccagaagaagaagaacagcaGCATGACCTACGAGAAGCTGAGCCGGGCCATGCG gtATTACTACAAACGTGAAATCCTGGAGAGGGTCGATGGGCGCCGGCTGGTGTACAAGTTTGGGAAGAACTCCAGCggctggaaggaggaggaggtgctcAACAGGAACAAGGAGCTGTAG